A segment of the Cohnella algarum genome:
CTGAAAAAGGAAGGGTTTCGCTTCGTTACCGTTTCCGAGCTGCTCGGGCATAGCCGCGCCGTCGGCAAAAATAACGATTGACATCTAAAGTGAGAACGATTATCATTTCAATCATAGCGTAAAATCAGGGTGAGAATCGTTTTCAACCATATATCAGAACGAGCGGGGAGAGGATTCCATGTCGCGTCTAAGCACGAAACAGCTGTCTCTCGGATACGGAAGCAGACGCATAGTGGAGGAGCTGGATTTGCTTGTGCCGGACGGGAAAATAACCGCCCTGGTCGGCTCCAACGGATCGGGCAAGTCGACGATTTTGAAATCGATGGCGCGGATTTTGAATCCGCTGGGCGGCGGCGTCTATTTGGACGGAAAGCAGATTCACCGCCAGCCGACGAAGGAAGTGGCGAAGCAGCTGGCGATCCTGCCGCAAAATCCGACCGCGCCGGAAGGGCTGACGGTTCGCGAGCTCGTCTCGTTCGGCCGGTATCCGCATCAGAAAGGGTTCGGAACGCTGACGACGGAAGACCTGCGCATGGTCGATTGGGCGCTGCAGGCGACCAATATGTCCGATTTCAGCGAGCGTTCCGCCGACCAGCTGTCGGGCGGACAACGCCAGCGGGCATGGATCGCGATGGCGCTGGCGCAGGGAACCGACGTTCTGCTCCTTGACGAGCCGACGACGTTCCTCGACATGGCGCACCAAATCGAAGTGATGATGCTGCTCGAGAAGCTGAACGCGGAGCAGCGGCGCACGATCGTCATGGTCGTTCACGATTTGAATCATGCCGCCCGCTATGCGCATCACCTGGTGGCCCTGAAGCAGGGGACGGTGCTGTACGAAGGCAAGCCGGATGAAGTGATGACGCCGGAAATGCTGCGGGTCGTTTTCGGCA
Coding sequences within it:
- a CDS encoding ABC transporter ATP-binding protein, yielding MSRLSTKQLSLGYGSRRIVEELDLLVPDGKITALVGSNGSGKSTILKSMARILNPLGGGVYLDGKQIHRQPTKEVAKQLAILPQNPTAPEGLTVRELVSFGRYPHQKGFGTLTTEDLRMVDWALQATNMSDFSERSADQLSGGQRQRAWIAMALAQGTDVLLLDEPTTFLDMAHQIEVMMLLEKLNAEQRRTIVMVVHDLNHAARYAHHLVALKQGTVLYEGKPDEVMTPEMLRVVFGIDADVIPDPRSGTPMCLPYGLAPELPGGAQAQTGESRQLQGTAVAAVG